The Falco naumanni isolate bFalNau1 chromosome 1, bFalNau1.pat, whole genome shotgun sequence genome window below encodes:
- the SCD5 gene encoding stearoyl-CoA desaturase 5 isoform X2 has product MKPSCAFRAYFCFLMTALGVTAGAHRLWSHRSYKAKLPLRIFLAAANSMAFQNDIYEWSRDHRVHHKYSETDADPHNARRGFFFAHIGWLFVRKHRDVIEKGRKLDFTDLLDDPVVRFQRKYYKSSVVLMCFVIPTFVPWYLWGESLWNAYFLASILRYTISLNVTWLVNSAAHMYGNRPYDKYISPRQNIFVTVGAIGEGFHNYHHTFPFDYSASELGLKFNPTTWFIDFMFWLGLVTDRRQAPKDMIEARKERTGDGSA; this is encoded by the exons cgtatttctgtttcctgatgACGGCGCTGGGCGTGACAGCTGGTGCGCATCGCCTGTGGAGCCACCGTTCCTACAAAGCCAAGCTGCCTTTGCGGATCTTTCTGGCTGCAGCTAACTCCATGGCTTTCCAG AACGACATCTATGAGTGGAGCAGAGACCACCGTGTGCATCACAAGTACTCTGAGACGGACGCGGACCCACACAATGCCCGCCGGGGCTTCTTCTTCGCCCACATCGGCTGGCTGTTTGTGCGCAAGCATCGGGATGTCATAGAGAAGGGGAGGAAACTGGATTTCACTGACCTGCTGGATGACCCTGTTGTCAGGTTCCAAAGAAA GTACTACAAGAGTTCAGTTGTGCTGATGTGCTTTGTGATCCCTACTTTTGTGCCGTGGTACCTCTGGGGCGAGAGTCTGTGGAACGCTTACTTCCTTGCCTCCATTCTCCGGTACACCATCTCCCTCAACGTCACCTGGCTGGTCAACAGCGCCGCTCACATGTACGGGAACCGCCCCTACGACAAGTACATCAGCCCCAGGCAGAACATCTTTGTCACTGTGGGAGCCATTG GTGAGGGTTTCCACAACTACCACCACACCTTCCCATTCGACTACTCAGCCAGCGAGCTGGGCCTGAAGTTTAACCCCACCACCTGGTTCATTGACTTCATGTTTTGGTTGGGGTTGGTCACTGACCGCAGGCAGGCTCCGAAGGATATGATCGAGGCTCGCAAAGAAAGGACTGGAGATGGCAGTGCTTGA